Proteins co-encoded in one uncultured Bacteroides sp. genomic window:
- a CDS encoding outer membrane beta-barrel protein — translation MRIGYSKSDKLTNNLSLGVRKTVLNNRGTISLSANDLLSGQIERNTVTYKNVYSKNYNDSNLRTFIISFGYKFGSDKIKEHRSRNTGIEDELGRTQKK, via the coding sequence ATGAGAATAGGCTATTCAAAGAGCGATAAGCTAACTAATAATTTATCATTAGGCGTTCGTAAAACAGTTCTGAACAATAGAGGTACAATTAGTCTCAGCGCAAACGATCTCTTATCAGGTCAGATAGAGCGTAATACAGTTACATATAAAAACGTATACAGTAAGAACTATAACGATTCCAATTTAAGGACATTCATCATCAGCTTCGGTTATAAATTTGGCTCGGATAAAATAAAGGAGCATCGTTCACGGAACACTGGCATTGAAGATGAGCTTGGACGTACACAAAAAAAGTAA